From one Nocardioides scoriae genomic stretch:
- a CDS encoding sec-independent translocase, with protein sequence MFGIGLPELAVIMLVAIFVFGPERLPEFARQAGRMVRQVRNLANSAQNQLREELGPEYADLKLTDLDPRVAIRKHILEAMEDDDDAPAQRRGLAPAEDVLAQGERPPYDAEAT encoded by the coding sequence GTGTTCGGGATCGGGCTGCCGGAGCTCGCGGTCATCATGCTGGTCGCGATCTTCGTCTTCGGTCCCGAGCGCCTGCCCGAGTTCGCCCGCCAGGCGGGCCGGATGGTGCGCCAGGTCCGCAATCTGGCCAACAGCGCGCAGAACCAGCTCCGCGAGGAGCTGGGACCGGAGTACGCCGACCTCAAGCTGACCGACCTCGACCCACGCGTCGCGATCCGCAAGCACATCCTCGAGGCCATGGAGGACGACGACGACGCGCCCGCGCAGCGTCGTGGCCTCGCGCCCGCCGAGGACGTCCTCGCGCAGGGCGAGCGGCCGCCGTACGACGCCGAGGCGACCTGA
- a CDS encoding Mrp/NBP35 family ATP-binding protein, protein MTSPDIASIRAALAKVHDPEIKRPITELGMLDDVTVDDTGLVTVTVLLTVSGCPLKDTITRDVTSHVSPIAGVTGVDVKLGVMTAEQRSSLQELLRGGQAQRDIPFALPGSLTKVIAIASGKGGVGKSSVTVNLAVAMAQQGLKVGIVDADIYGHSVPAMLGVADTRPTQVEDLIMPVPTPSGVSVISIGMLKPRRDQVVAWRGPMLDRALVQMLADVYWGDLDVLLLDLPPGTGDVAISLGQHLPSAEVVVVTTPQDAATEVAERAGTMASMMHQRVIGVVENMSWLPCPHCEAEGVEHRLEIFGAGGGARVASTLGSRFGYDVPLLGTIPIDVSLREGGDVGKPIVESDPTAPGAVVMRKIATDLSARGRGLAGMQLGLSPTAKG, encoded by the coding sequence ATGACTTCCCCTGACATCGCCTCGATCAGGGCTGCCCTCGCGAAGGTCCACGACCCCGAGATCAAGCGCCCGATCACCGAGCTCGGCATGCTCGACGACGTCACCGTCGACGACACCGGCCTGGTGACCGTGACCGTGCTGCTCACCGTCTCCGGCTGCCCCCTCAAGGACACCATCACCCGCGACGTGACCTCCCACGTCTCGCCGATCGCCGGGGTCACCGGCGTCGACGTCAAGCTGGGCGTGATGACCGCGGAGCAGCGCTCCTCGCTGCAGGAGCTGCTGCGCGGCGGCCAGGCCCAGCGCGACATCCCCTTCGCCCTGCCCGGCTCGCTCACCAAGGTGATCGCGATCGCCTCCGGCAAGGGCGGCGTCGGCAAGTCGTCGGTGACGGTCAACCTCGCCGTCGCGATGGCCCAGCAGGGCCTCAAGGTCGGCATCGTCGACGCCGACATCTACGGCCACTCGGTCCCCGCCATGCTCGGCGTGGCCGACACCCGGCCCACCCAGGTCGAGGACCTGATCATGCCGGTCCCCACGCCCAGCGGCGTCTCGGTGATCAGCATCGGCATGCTCAAGCCGCGGCGCGACCAGGTCGTCGCCTGGCGTGGCCCGATGCTCGACCGGGCGCTGGTGCAGATGCTCGCCGACGTCTACTGGGGCGACCTCGACGTGCTCCTGCTCGACCTGCCGCCCGGCACCGGCGACGTCGCCATCTCGCTGGGCCAGCACCTGCCCAGCGCCGAGGTGGTCGTGGTGACCACCCCGCAGGACGCCGCCACCGAGGTCGCCGAGCGCGCCGGCACGATGGCCTCGATGATGCACCAGCGCGTCATCGGCGTCGTGGAGAACATGTCCTGGCTGCCCTGCCCCCACTGCGAGGCCGAGGGCGTCGAGCACCGCCTCGAGATCTTCGGCGCCGGCGGCGGCGCCCGGGTGGCCAGCACGCTCGGCAGCCGCTTCGGCTACGACGTGCCGCTGCTCGGCACCATCCCGATCGACGTGAGCCTGCGCGAGGGCGGCGACGTGGGCAAGCCCATCGTCGAGTCCGACCCGACCGCGCCCGGCGCCGTGGTGATGCGCAAGATCGCCACCGACCTCTCGGCCCGGGGCCGCGGACTGGCCGGCATGCAGCTCGGCCTGAGCCCCACCGCGAAGGGCTGA
- a CDS encoding DUF1003 domain-containing protein — protein MSERDKRTDREKRGDPHKRSDRRPEHARTPRLDTPTDVRRPIVRRPQVRQDAFGIFAEQFARFMGTARFLLYMTGFVIFWVAWNLVAPASLRFDEYPFIFLTLMLSLQASYAAPLILLAQNRQEVRDRVVNEQDRQANARAHADMEFLAREVASLRMAVGEVATRDFMRSELRNLVEELQADEDDDSAEDDS, from the coding sequence ATGAGCGAGCGGGACAAGCGCACCGACCGCGAGAAGCGCGGCGACCCCCACAAGCGGTCCGACCGCCGCCCCGAGCACGCCCGCACGCCCCGGCTGGACACCCCGACCGACGTGCGCCGCCCGATCGTGCGGCGACCCCAGGTGCGCCAGGACGCCTTCGGCATCTTCGCCGAGCAGTTCGCCCGCTTCATGGGCACCGCGCGCTTCCTGCTCTACATGACCGGCTTCGTCATCTTCTGGGTGGCGTGGAACCTCGTCGCCCCGGCGTCGCTGCGCTTCGACGAGTACCCCTTCATCTTCCTCACCCTGATGCTCAGCCTCCAGGCGTCGTACGCCGCGCCGCTGATCCTGCTCGCGCAGAACCGGCAGGAGGTCCGCGACCGGGTGGTCAACGAGCAGGACCGCCAGGCCAACGCCCGCGCCCACGCCGACATGGAGTTCCTGGCCCGCGAGGTGGCCTCGCTGCGGATGGCCGTCGGCGAGGTCGCCACCCGCGACTTCATGCGCTCGGAGCTGCGCAACCTGGTCGAGGAGCTGCAGGCCGACGAGGACGACGACTCGGCGGAGGACGACTCGTGA
- a CDS encoding magnesium transporter MgtE N-terminal domain-containing protein: MSTTPLRVFAARLAGLPVFDPAGDQVGKVRDVVVVLRADVRQPRVVGLVVEVFGRRQIFAPMTRVTGIDPGQVITTGLLNMRRFEKRSTETLVIAQMLDRPVTVRSSGVQGTVFDVAMEQLRTRDWVLSRVAITEGAKGFRRRSQTHVVEWDDVEGLHERSSTQGAEHLAASLADLRPADAASVIHDLTPERRTQVVAALDDERLAQVLEELPEEDQVEILERLDSERAADILEEMSADDAADLIAELPPETAQTLLGLMESEDAASVRRLMVYGQETAGGMMTPEPVILPPDATVAEALARVRNEDLTPSLAALVYVCRAPLETPTGKLLGIAHIQRLLREPPSSLVAGALDTDIDYLRAGASLEDVATFLATYNLVAAPVVDDEGRLLGTVTVDDLLDHLLPEGWRDRNAGRSAR; the protein is encoded by the coding sequence GTGAGCACCACTCCCCTGCGCGTCTTCGCGGCCCGGCTGGCCGGACTGCCGGTGTTCGACCCCGCGGGCGACCAGGTCGGCAAGGTGCGCGACGTCGTGGTGGTGCTGCGGGCCGACGTCCGCCAGCCCCGCGTGGTCGGCCTCGTGGTGGAGGTCTTCGGGCGCCGCCAGATCTTCGCGCCGATGACCCGCGTGACCGGCATCGACCCCGGCCAGGTCATCACCACCGGGCTGCTCAACATGCGCCGCTTCGAGAAGCGCTCCACCGAGACGCTCGTCATCGCCCAGATGCTCGACCGCCCGGTCACGGTCCGCAGCAGCGGCGTGCAGGGCACCGTGTTCGACGTCGCGATGGAGCAGCTGCGCACCCGCGACTGGGTGCTGTCGCGGGTGGCGATCACCGAGGGCGCGAAGGGCTTCCGCCGCCGCTCCCAGACCCACGTCGTGGAGTGGGACGACGTCGAGGGCCTCCACGAGCGCTCCTCGACCCAGGGCGCCGAGCACCTCGCCGCCTCCCTGGCCGACCTGCGACCGGCCGACGCGGCGAGCGTGATCCACGACCTGACCCCGGAGCGGCGCACGCAGGTGGTCGCGGCCCTCGACGACGAGCGGCTGGCGCAGGTGCTCGAGGAGCTCCCCGAGGAGGACCAGGTCGAGATCCTCGAGCGGCTCGACTCCGAGCGCGCCGCCGACATCCTCGAGGAGATGTCGGCCGACGACGCCGCCGACCTGATCGCCGAGCTGCCGCCCGAGACCGCGCAGACCCTGCTGGGCCTGATGGAGTCCGAGGACGCGGCGTCGGTGCGCCGGCTGATGGTCTACGGCCAGGAGACCGCCGGCGGCATGATGACGCCCGAGCCGGTGATCCTGCCGCCCGACGCGACCGTCGCCGAGGCGCTGGCCCGGGTCCGCAACGAGGACCTGACCCCGTCGCTGGCCGCGCTGGTCTACGTCTGCCGCGCCCCGCTCGAGACGCCGACCGGCAAGCTGCTCGGCATCGCCCACATCCAGCGGCTGCTGCGCGAGCCGCCGTCCTCGCTGGTGGCGGGCGCCCTCGACACCGACATCGACTACCTGCGGGCGGGCGCCAGCCTGGAGGACGTCGCGACCTTCCTCGCGACGTACAACCTGGTCGCGGCCCCGGTCGTCGACGACGAGGGCCGGCTGCTCGGCACGGTCACCGTCGACGACCTGCTCGACCACCTGCTGCCCGAGGGCTGGCGCGACCGCAACGCCGGACGGAGCGCACGGTGA
- a CDS encoding acyl-CoA dehydrogenase family protein, giving the protein MSRLCETEGLTDIQVEILKAVRSFVEAKIIPVATELEHADEYPTEIVEGLKELGIFGLMIPEEYGGLGESLLTYALAVEEIARGWMSVSGVINTHFIVAYMLMHHGTQEQKEKYLPRMATGEVRGSFSMSEPGLGSDVSAISTKAVREGDGYSITGQKMWLTNGGSSNLIAVLVRTDEGSDSVYKNMTTFLVEKESGFGETAQGLTIPGKIDKMGYKGVDTTEAIFEGHRISADQVLGGEAGRGFYQMMDGVEVGRVNVAARACGIANRAFELGISYSQQRETFGKPISQHQAILFRLAEMATKVEAAHAMMVKAARLKDKGERNDVEAGMAKYLAAEYCNEVVEASFRIHGGYGYSKEYEIERLYREAAFMLIGEGTADIQKMIIGRSLLKDYALKG; this is encoded by the coding sequence ATGAGCCGCCTGTGCGAGACCGAAGGCCTCACCGACATCCAGGTCGAGATCCTCAAGGCGGTGCGGTCCTTCGTCGAGGCCAAGATCATCCCTGTCGCGACCGAGCTCGAGCACGCCGACGAGTACCCCACCGAGATCGTCGAGGGCCTCAAGGAGCTCGGCATCTTCGGGCTGATGATCCCCGAGGAGTACGGCGGCCTGGGGGAGTCGCTGCTGACGTACGCCCTGGCCGTGGAGGAGATCGCCCGCGGCTGGATGAGCGTCTCGGGCGTCATCAACACCCACTTCATCGTGGCCTACATGCTGATGCACCACGGCACGCAGGAGCAGAAGGAGAAGTACCTCCCGCGGATGGCGACCGGCGAGGTGCGCGGGTCGTTCTCGATGTCGGAGCCCGGGCTGGGCTCGGACGTCTCGGCGATCTCGACCAAGGCCGTGCGCGAGGGTGACGGCTACTCGATCACCGGCCAGAAGATGTGGCTGACCAACGGCGGCTCGTCCAACCTGATCGCGGTGCTGGTCAGGACCGACGAGGGCTCCGACAGCGTCTACAAGAACATGACGACCTTCCTGGTGGAGAAGGAGTCCGGCTTCGGCGAGACCGCGCAGGGCCTGACCATCCCCGGCAAGATCGACAAGATGGGCTACAAGGGCGTCGACACCACCGAGGCGATCTTCGAGGGACACCGGATCTCGGCCGACCAGGTCCTGGGTGGTGAGGCCGGGCGCGGCTTCTACCAGATGATGGACGGCGTCGAGGTGGGTCGCGTCAACGTCGCCGCCCGTGCCTGCGGCATCGCCAACCGCGCGTTCGAGCTGGGCATCTCCTACTCCCAGCAGCGCGAGACCTTCGGCAAGCCGATCAGCCAGCACCAGGCGATCCTGTTCCGGCTCGCGGAGATGGCGACCAAGGTCGAGGCCGCCCACGCGATGATGGTCAAGGCCGCCCGCCTCAAGGACAAGGGCGAGCGCAACGACGTCGAGGCCGGCATGGCGAAGTACCTCGCCGCGGAGTACTGCAACGAGGTCGTCGAGGCGTCCTTCCGCATCCACGGCGGCTACGGCTACTCCAAGGAGTACGAGATCGAGCGCCTGTACCGCGAGGCGGCGTTCATGCTCATCGGCGAGGGCACGGCCGACATCCAGAAGATGATCATCGGCCGCAGCCTGCTCAAGGACTACGCGCTCAAGGGCTGA
- a CDS encoding VOC family protein yields the protein MSLRWYSTVIDCHDIAAQSRWWAETLGWQVVFEDDTEVALVPAHVTLESVRSTPWDQVGPGLVFVPVAEGKQVKNRLHLDLAPHLDDDRDALVAGLVERGAQRTSVGEGPDATWTVLLDPEGNEFCVLSAREL from the coding sequence ATGAGCCTGCGCTGGTACAGCACCGTCATCGACTGCCACGACATCGCCGCCCAGTCTCGCTGGTGGGCCGAAACCCTGGGCTGGCAGGTCGTGTTCGAGGACGACACCGAGGTGGCCCTGGTCCCCGCCCACGTCACCCTGGAGTCGGTCCGGTCCACCCCCTGGGACCAGGTCGGCCCGGGTCTGGTCTTCGTGCCGGTCGCCGAGGGCAAGCAGGTCAAGAACCGGCTCCACCTCGACCTCGCCCCGCACCTCGACGACGACCGCGACGCCCTCGTCGCGGGCCTGGTCGAGCGCGGCGCGCAGCGCACGTCGGTCGGCGAGGGACCCGACGCGACCTGGACCGTGCTCCTCGACCCCGAGGGCAACGAGTTCTGCGTGCTGTCGGCGCGCGAGCTCTGA